A region of bacterium DNA encodes the following proteins:
- a CDS encoding selenium metabolism-associated LysR family transcriptional regulator, producing MAINLHQLKIFHTVARSGSFSRAAAELLISQPSVSIQVGELERQFGTDLFAQTGKSVRLTEAGRVLDDYAARILSLIDETRVAVDEVKGLRRGRLLLGATPTPGTYLLPTLLGRFKELYPNIEISLRITDTRRIQEMLLQHHLDLGVVGGKVSFPDIESSVFLTDTLVLIASPLHRFASVPSVRVADLTGEPFILRERGSGNRETVDEALHRAGVHVTPVFELEGAEVVKQAVAANLGVSILSRCAVELEVAAGRLRIVAVDGLRVERAFSLIHRRDHALPHVAQAFLETIRPSAPAGVAAAAEAPYGRLPPPSTPA from the coding sequence ATGGCGATCAACCTGCACCAGTTGAAGATCTTCCACACCGTTGCGCGGTCCGGGAGCTTCTCGCGCGCCGCCGCCGAACTCTTGATCAGCCAGCCGTCGGTCAGCATCCAAGTGGGCGAGCTGGAGCGGCAGTTTGGGACGGACCTTTTTGCGCAGACAGGCAAGTCGGTGCGGCTGACCGAGGCCGGCCGCGTCCTCGACGACTACGCCGCCCGGATCCTGTCGTTGATCGACGAGACCCGGGTGGCGGTGGACGAGGTGAAGGGACTGCGTCGCGGGCGCCTGCTGCTCGGGGCAACCCCCACCCCCGGCACCTACCTGCTCCCGACCCTCCTGGGGCGGTTCAAGGAACTGTATCCCAACATCGAGATTTCGCTGCGCATCACCGACACCCGCCGGATCCAGGAGATGCTCCTGCAACACCACCTCGATCTCGGGGTCGTTGGCGGTAAGGTCAGCTTCCCCGACATCGAGTCCTCGGTGTTCCTCACGGATACCCTGGTGCTCATCGCCTCCCCGCTGCACCGGTTCGCCTCGGTCCCGAGCGTGCGGGTTGCCGACCTCACCGGCGAGCCGTTCATTCTTCGTGAGCGCGGTTCCGGAAACCGGGAGACCGTCGACGAGGCGCTCCACCGTGCCGGAGTGCACGTGACGCCGGTGTTCGAGCTCGAGGGCGCGGAGGTGGTCAAGCAGGCCGTCGCCGCGAACCTCGGCGTCTCGATCCTGTCGCGGTGCGCGGTCGAGCTCGAAGTCGCCGCCGGACGTCTGCGCATCGTGGCGGTCGACGGGCTGCGCGTGGAGCGGGCGTTCTCCCTGATCCACCGACGCGATCACGCACTCCCCCATGTGGCTCAGGCGTTCTTGGAAACGATCCGCCCGTCGGCGCCCGCCGGGGTGGCCGCCGCCGCCGAGGCCCCCTACGGGAGGCTGCCCCCCCCCTCTACCCCTGCCTAA